The DNA sequence GCCTGATGGTCTCCTGCTCGGCAAGCTTGTCGGCCATTGTCTCGGGAAACCCCCCTCCAAGATACAGACCGTCGAGTTCCGGCCATTCATTCGGCTCCAGCAGACTCACTTGAACAAGTTTTGCCCCCTGTGCCTCCAACGCCTCGAGGTTCTCCCTGTAGTAAAACCAGAGGGCTGCGTCCCGGACAAAGCCGATGGTCACATTTTGGTTCCTACCCACTGCCTCAGGGAAAAGAGATAGTTGCGAATCAAGAAATGGAGGAGCCGCACAGGCCACAGACCAGATGGCCTCAAGATCGCAGGTTTCGCGGATGATTCTGGCCAGATCAGAAAAAAGGACTGTACCGCTCTCCATTTCCCGGTCCGAAGTAAGGCCCATGTGACGTTCAGGAATGGGGTTGTGACGGATCTTGGGCAGAGCCCCGAGAACAGGCACATCGGTATAGGCTGTGATGCTGTCTCTAATGATCGCCCTGTGCCTGTCGCCGGCAGTTCTGTTAAGAATGACGCCAGCCAGGTGCATGTCAGGTTCAAAGGCCTGACAACCTTTGATGACCGCTGCCATGGTCCGGGTGATTTTCGTGCAATCGACAACAAGCAGAACCGGACAGTTTAGGATCCTGGCCAACTCAGACGTCGAACAAGTTCCAGATGTGTTCTTTCCGTCGAACACTCCGCGGTTGCCCTCGATCAGAGCCAAATCACAGGTGATGGTTCGAGCCTTGAACAAGGCCCGAATGAGATCGGAGGAGAAGAGAAAAGGGTCCAGATTAGATGTGCTTTCCTGGCAGGACAAGCCCAACCAATTGGCATCAATGTAATCCGGGCCCTTTTTAAAAGGCTGGACAATCTTTCCGGACTCAACAAAGGCACGCCCCAGACCAAGACTGACAATAGTCTTGCCGGAGCCGCCGCTGAGTCCGGCCACGATCAGCCGCGGGCACATCCTGGAAGGCATGAGCTTTTCGGCCGATTCGTTATCGTTCGACCACGGCTTGAGGCACCCTGGTCTCGGAGTTCAAGTGGCGATCTAGCTCTCGCCTTCGGCACCGGCCTGCTTGCCGGCTCCGGGCAGTCCGTACATGGTCGTGCTCCCGCTCGACCAATAGACGAGGCGCTCTTCAGTGACCAGCTCGTTGACGATTTTTTTTACGTCACGCATTTTCCTGTCCGGAAAAAGGTTGGACAGATCATTGAAATAGAACTTCGATTTTGAACCTTCCTTGGACTTGATAAAATCAATGATGATATCTTTATCTTTGGGGTCGGCCATACAATTACCTCCACAGTTGCGGCATCAGGGGGCCCTTCAGGGCCCCCTTTCAGGCCATGTTCCTTAGAACTTGAAGTTCGTGGTCTGCCGCCAGGTGTAGTAGGCGGGATCACGGAAATCGTCGATCATATGTTCGCTGAATTCCAAACCAGTCTTCTCGAAGAACCGTTCCCAACCGATGCGCTCGGCCCAGTCGCCGACTCGCTCGTACTTGCGAGCGTCCTTGGCGTAGGTATCAACGATCTGCCGAATGACTTTGGCCAATGTGGGCCAGCGGGGCGGCTCGTTGGGAATGAAGGCCACGACAACCTTGGAGAACTTCGGATTGCTGATCCGGTTGGAGACCTTGCCGCCGGCCATGATGACCAGTCCGTCACCCTCGGTGTCGGCCAGGGGCAGGGACGGGCACATGGTGTAGCAGTTGCCGCAGAACATGCAACGCTCTTCCTTGATGGCCACGGTCTTGACGGTCTTAGCCTCGCCCTTCTCCGTGGTGATGTCCATCTTGACCGGACGAATGGCGCCAACCGGGCAGGCAGCCACGGCCAGAGGAATCTCGCACAGATTGTCGAGGTACTCGTGGTCGATCATCGGAGGCTTGCGGTGATAGCCGAGGATGGCGATGTCGGAGCAGTGAACGGCCCCGCACATGTTCAGGCAGCAGGCCATGGATATGCGGACCTGGGCCGGCATGCGCATCTCCTGAAACTCCTCGAACAATTCGTCCAGAACGACCTTGACCGTTCCGGAGGCGTCCGTGGCCGGGGTATGGCAATGGACCCAACCCTGGGTGTGGACGATGTTCGTGATGCCGGCACCGGTACCGCCGACCGGGAACTTGTGTCCGCCGGTGGACTGCTTCTGGTCGTTCAGGAACTTTTTAAGATTCTTGGCCTCGTCCAGGGTGGTGACCATGAACTCGATGTTGTTCCGGGTCGTGAACCGCATATGGCCGCCGCAAAACTTGTCGGCGATGTCGCAGATCTCGCGGATGTGGCCAACGCTCATCAAGCGAGCGCCGCCGCAGCGGACCGTGTAGACCTCGTCGCCGGACTCGGCCTTGTGCATGAGAACACCGGGCTCGACGATTTCGTGCCACAGCCATTTGCCCTTGTTCTTGGC is a window from the Deltaproteobacteria bacterium genome containing:
- a CDS encoding dissimilatory sulfite reductase-asociated protein DsvD, which encodes MADPKDKDIIIDFIKSKEGSKSKFYFNDLSNLFPDRKMRDVKKIVNELVTEERLVYWSSGSTTMYGLPGAGKQAGAEGES
- a CDS encoding cobyrinate a,c-diamide synthase — its product is MPSRMCPRLIVAGLSGGSGKTIVSLGLGRAFVESGKIVQPFKKGPDYIDANWLGLSCQESTSNLDPFLFSSDLIRALFKARTITCDLALIEGNRGVFDGKNTSGTCSTSELARILNCPVLLVVDCTKITRTMAAVIKGCQAFEPDMHLAGVILNRTAGDRHRAIIRDSITAYTDVPVLGALPKIRHNPIPERHMGLTSDREMESGTVLFSDLARIIRETCDLEAIWSVACAAPPFLDSQLSLFPEAVGRNQNVTIGFVRDAALWFYYRENLEALEAQGAKLVQVSLLEPNEWPELDGLYLGGGFPETMADKLAEQETIRQRVKDLSDSGLPIYAECGGFMYLGRSLVYGDRTYPMAGVFPVTTRLCHRPQGHGYTEASVVVPNPFFQVGFTFSGHEFHYSTCQFHDGINPIYVLKMSMGVGMDSGHDGLVHENTYASYTHLHALGVPGWAVNFVNASRAFQRSKKNFDKLKKFVAKSA
- the dsrB gene encoding dissimilatory-type sulfite reductase subunit beta, which encodes MAFISSGYNPDKPMENRITDIGPRHFTDFLPPVIAKNKGKWLWHEIVEPGVLMHKAESGDEVYTVRCGGARLMSVGHIREICDIADKFCGGHMRFTTRNNIEFMVTTLDEAKNLKKFLNDQKQSTGGHKFPVGGTGAGITNIVHTQGWVHCHTPATDASGTVKVVLDELFEEFQEMRMPAQVRISMACCLNMCGAVHCSDIAILGYHRKPPMIDHEYLDNLCEIPLAVAACPVGAIRPVKMDITTEKGEAKTVKTVAIKEERCMFCGNCYTMCPSLPLADTEGDGLVIMAGGKVSNRISNPKFSKVVVAFIPNEPPRWPTLAKVIRQIVDTYAKDARKYERVGDWAERIGWERFFEKTGLEFSEHMIDDFRDPAYYTWRQTTNFKF